Below is a window of Nocardia asteroides DNA.
GAACTGCGCCTGGAGATCGAGGAACCGATCCACGCCGAACTCGACGACGACGCCTGGTGGTCGTGGAACCTGTCGCGCAGCGCGGCCCGCTGACGGCTAGACCGGGGTGTTCCGGGACAGTCCGCTGGCCCGGAGCACCCGCCGTCCGATGGCGGCGCGAATGGACTCCTCGGTGCCGATGATCCGCACATGGGTGCGGGCGCGGGTGATGGCGGTGTAGAGCAATTCCCTGGTGAGCAGCGTGGATTCGGGTTCGGGCAGCACCACCGAGACGGTGTCGTACTGGCTGCCCTGGCTGCGGTGGATGGTCATCGCGAACACCGTGACCACGGCCGGGAACTGGGTCGGATGCACCAGGTACGGTTCGCTGCCGCGCTGCAGCGCCGCCCGCAGCGAACCGTCGGGACGGCGGACGATGACGCCGGTGTCGCCGTTGTAGATGCGCGCCTCGTGATCGTTGGCGGTGACCAGCAGCGGCTGGCCGGGATACCAGACCGCTTGCGGCCCTTCGGGTCCCGCGCCCCCGGCGGCGGCCCAGTCGGCGGCCAGCCGGTCCCAGCGCTCCACGCCGAACGGGCCCTGGCGATGCGCGCAGAGCAGCCGGTGCGATTCGAGGGCGGTGAGCGCGCCGACCGCGTCGCCCGCGTCGGCGGCGGTGGTGACCGCCAGGGCCGCGGCGGTCACGTCCGCGCGGACCGCGGCGGTGTCGTCGGGATCGCACAGCGACACATCGCCGCCGCCCGCGCGCAGGATCCGCAGCGCCGCGTCGGCGTCACCGGCGCGCACCGCGACGGCCAGGTCGGCAATCCGGCCGCCGAACCGCCTGCCCCGGGTCAACCGGACGATCCCACCGCGCAGCCGGCGCAGTTCCAGCGCGCTCAGCGAATCCGAATCCGACTGCCCTCCCGGGTAATCCGCCGAAGACTCGGTGCCGCCACCGAGTCCCGTCGCGTCACCGGTCCGCCCGTGGAGGTCAGGCGTCTCGCCTCTGTGATCCCCTGGCCCTACGCCGGCGGTCGCCGACCCCGCCCGCGCCGCGAAGGCGGGGTCGGCCGGAAGCAGTTCGCGCAGTGCCGGATTCGGCGCACCGCCGATCGGCCCCGCGACCAGATCCGCCAGCACCGCGCCGGCGTCGACGGAGGCCAGCTGGTCGGGGTCGCCCACCAGGACGAGGCGGGTGTCCGGGCGCAAGGCCGAGAACAGGTGGCTCATCATGGTCAGCGAGACCATCGAGGTCTCGTCGACCACCACCACGTCGTAGGGCAGCCGGTTGTGCGCGTGATGGCGGAAACGGGTGGTGCGCCCCCGCTGCCAGCCGAGCAGCCGGTGCAGGGTGGACGCGGTCAGCTCGGGCAAGCCGAGTTCGGCGGCCTGGTCGCGCACCGCCTCCTGCAACCGCGCGGCCGCCTTGCCGGTGGGCGCGGCCAGCGCGATCCGCAGCGCGGGCAGCTTCGGGCTGGCCCGGCGGTGCGCGGTGAGCAGCGCGAGGATGCGCGCGATCGTGTGGGTCTTGCCGGTGCCGGGTCCACCGGCCACCACGGTGGTCCAGTGCGTGGCGGCCAGCGCGGCCGCGAGCCGCTGCCGGTCGGGTCCCGCGCCGAGCGGGTCGGCGAAGAGGCGGTCGAGTTCGGCGCGGACCAGGGCGGTGTCGATCTCCGGGTGATCGGCGCTACGCTCGGTGAGCACCCGCCGCAGGGTCTGTTCCTGCTGGTAGTAGCGGTCCAGGTAGAGCAGCGCGCCACCCTCGGCGTCGGCCTCCACGATGCGCAGCGGCCGCAGCGGACCAGCCTGGCCACCCTGGATCAGCGGACTGCGCCGCAACCCGTCCAGCACCCGGTCCAGGTCCGGCCACGGCAGGCTCGCCGGGTCGATCCCCGTCGCGGTGTCGCGGGTTTCGTCGGCGTCGATGCCGATCTCGCGCATCCGCGCCAGCTCCAGGCACACCGAGCCCGAGCGCACGGCGCGCACCGCCAGCGCGGCGGCGAACAGTACGTCTTCGCTGTCCTCGCGGCCCATCCGGCCGAGCCGCACCGCGACGTGCACGTCGGCGGCGGAGAGCACGCCCGCCTCGTTGAACACCCGCAGCAGCCCGGTGCCCCGCTGCGCCACCTGGATCGCGGTCATCGTGGTCCCCCTGCCAGCAGATCCGACAGCGCGACGACGAGTTCGGCGGGCGGACGCCAGTCGAAGACACCGTGCCCGGGCGGGGTGTCCGCGCCGATCATGCCGCGCACGAACAGATAGCGGGCGCCGCCGAGGTGACGGGCGGGGTCGTAGCCGGGCAGCCGCCAGCGCAGGTAGCGGTGCAGCGCGACCGCGTAGAGCAGCGCCTGCAGCGGATAGTGCGACCGGATCATCTCGGCCACCATGTGCTCGCGCCGGTAGTGCTCGACGGTGAGGTCGCCGGTGCCGAGGCGGTTGGTCTTGTAATCGACGATCAGGTAGCGGTGCTCCCCGCTCCCGTCGGGCACCCGCAGGACGGCATCGATGCTGCCGGTGAGGTAGCCGCGCAGGACCGTGTCGGGCAGGGCGGCGAGGTGGTCGGCGTAGCTGGACAGCACATCGTCGGCGGGCAGGTGGGTGCGTAGCAGGCCGGCGACGGCGTGGATGCCCGCGGCGTGCGTGCCCGGGGTGTCACCGCCGCCCAGCGGCAGCTCGAATTCCAGCTCGGGCAGCCGGTCCCGGCCGGCGATGCCGGCCAGCGACCCGAAATCGGCCGGGGTGCGCAGGACTTCGAGCAGGGCGGTGGACAGCAGGTCGACGTCGAGTTCGGCCATGGTGTGCTCGACCGCTTCGACGCACCGGGCGTGGACCTCGACCGCCAGGTCGGGCGCCGAGGTGTCGACCGCTTCCAGCACGCCGTGCACCAGGGTGCCGAATTCCGCGCCGTAGGGCAGGCCGTTCATCAGCGACGGCGCGCCCGTGCCCCCGACGGGGGCGTCCAGCGGCGCTTCGGCCGGTTCGTCGTCGGGCCCTGGTCCGTCCTCGGGTTCCTCCGCGGTCACTCCGGTCGCGTCGTGGGCGCCCGCGGTGAGGGCCGAGTACGAGGTGCGGCGCCACTGCTGGTCGAGCACCCGGGCGAAGTGGGCGGCGGCCAGCTCCCCGGTGGGCAGTTCGGTGCGGACGCGGCGCGGTTCCACGTCGTCGGGACGGTCGACGGCGGTCACCGAGATCACCTCGGCGGCCGGGGCGGCCCACTCGGTGATGCGTTGCACGGCAGCGGTATCGGCGGGGATCTCGGCGCGGCGCGGTACCTGCGCGGAACCGGGTCTGCGGCCGAGCAGCATCCGGTGCAGGGGCGCGGCGCCGGTGGTGACCGCCGGCGCCCACCAGGCCACCACCTGGCACATGGCCCGGGTCAGCGCGACATAGAGCAGCCGCAGTTCCTCGCCGGATTCCTCGGCCTCGCACCGCAATTGGCGTTCGCTGTAGCCGGGCGCCTCCTTGCCGCCGATATCGAGGACGCGGGCGCCGGCGTCGTCGTGGAACAGCAGCGTCGCCGGATAGGGGTTCTTGGCGCTGTCCCACGCGAACGGCAGGTAGACGAGCGGGAATTCGAGCCCCTTGCTGGCGTGCACCGTGGCGATCTGCACGGCGGCGGCGTCGCGGTCCAGGCGGCGGCTGCGGCCGCTGACGCTGCCCGCCTCCGGGTCGCGGACGCGGTCGGCCAGCCAGCGGGTGAGCGCGGTGAGCCCGAGGCCCTCGGCCACGGCGACTTCGTCGAGCAGCTGGGCCAGGTGACGCAGGTCGGTCAGTTCGCGTTCGCCGTTCTCCACCGCGAGCAGCCGCGGCGCGAGATCGGTCTCGGTGGCCAGCTTGTCGAACACGGCGGCGAACCCGGCCCGCCCGAACAGCCGGGCCGCCTCGCGCAGCTGCGTGGAGATCCGGCCCACCAGATCGGCGCCCCCGGTGTCGATCTCGGCGGCGGTGACACCGAGGATCGGCGTGCAGGCGGCCAGCCGGACCCGGTCGCCGCGATGCGGTTGTTCGAGCGCGCGCAGCACCCACAGCCAGTCGGTGGCGGCCACCGTGGCGAACACGCTGGTGCCGCCCGCCAGCACCGAGGCGACACCCACCCGGTCCAGGGCGGCGCGGATCACGTCGATCTGGGTGCGGGTGCGCACGAGGACCGCGATGTCGCCCGGTCCGATCGGCCTGCGCGGGCGGCCGTCGCCGACCTCGGTGAGCGGCCTGCCCGCGCCGCGTTCGGGCCCGGCCTCGATGGTGGCGCCGGATTCCAGCAGGGCCACGATGTCGGCGGCCAGATCGTCGGCGACCTTGGCACGCTGCCTGCCGACCGACGGGAAGCCCGACCGGTTGCGCGGTCCGGCGCCGGTGCGCGGCAGTACCCGCAGCCGCAGCGGTGTGACGATCGCGGGGTCACCGTGCAGCCGGGTGGCGGGCCGGGTCGGGGTGACCGGGTAGACGCTGATTTCCGGATGGCCCAGTTCCGCACCGCCGCACAGGTGGTCGAGCGCGCGCAGCAGCCCGGCGTCGCTGCGCCAGTTGCGGGTGAGTTCGCTGCGCCGGTCCGCCACAGCCACCGCGTCGAGGTAGCTGAGCACCTCGGCGCCGCGGAAGGCGTAGATGGCCTGTTTCGGGTCGCCGACCAGCACCAGGGTGGCGTGGTCGTGGAAGGCGCGGCGCAGGATGTCCCACTGCAGCGGGTCGGTGTCCTGGAACTCGTCGACCAGGGC
It encodes the following:
- a CDS encoding AAA family ATPase, producing MTAIQVAQRGTGLLRVFNEAGVLSAADVHVAVRLGRMGREDSEDVLFAAALAVRAVRSGSVCLELARMREIGIDADETRDTATGIDPASLPWPDLDRVLDGLRRSPLIQGGQAGPLRPLRIVEADAEGGALLYLDRYYQQEQTLRRVLTERSADHPEIDTALVRAELDRLFADPLGAGPDRQRLAAALAATHWTTVVAGGPGTGKTHTIARILALLTAHRRASPKLPALRIALAAPTGKAAARLQEAVRDQAAELGLPELTASTLHRLLGWQRGRTTRFRHHAHNRLPYDVVVVDETSMVSLTMMSHLFSALRPDTRLVLVGDPDQLASVDAGAVLADLVAGPIGGAPNPALRELLPADPAFAARAGSATAGVGPGDHRGETPDLHGRTGDATGLGGGTESSADYPGGQSDSDSLSALELRRLRGGIVRLTRGRRFGGRIADLAVAVRAGDADAALRILRAGGGDVSLCDPDDTAAVRADVTAAALAVTTAADAGDAVGALTALESHRLLCAHRQGPFGVERWDRLAADWAAAGGAGPEGPQAVWYPGQPLLVTANDHEARIYNGDTGVIVRRPDGSLRAALQRGSEPYLVHPTQFPAVVTVFAMTIHRSQGSQYDTVSVVLPEPESTLLTRELLYTAITRARTHVRIIGTEESIRAAIGRRVLRASGLSRNTPV
- a CDS encoding UvrD-helicase domain-containing protein, with product MTETVAAPAAFDATGPLPAGTTVLEASAGTGKTHAIVGLAVRYVAEAGIGITELLLVTFSRAATQELRERTRDRFVAVAAALADPEVARAHPDELVRALADTDPATLRLRRHRLLTALADFDAGTIATTHSFCQRMLDELGLAGEHDPGARLVESVDELVATVADDLYLARYARDRPPFTLREARTLALAAVHDRHAELAPRTDGAAGERVAFATAVRAETERRKRRAGLRDFDDLLVLLHEVLSDPEHGARACARIRERYRVALVDEFQDTDPLQWDILRRAFHDHATLVLVGDPKQAIYAFRGAEVLSYLDAVAVADRRSELTRNWRSDAGLLRALDHLCGGAELGHPEISVYPVTPTRPATRLHGDPAIVTPLRLRVLPRTGAGPRNRSGFPSVGRQRAKVADDLAADIVALLESGATIEAGPERGAGRPLTEVGDGRPRRPIGPGDIAVLVRTRTQIDVIRAALDRVGVASVLAGGTSVFATVAATDWLWVLRALEQPHRGDRVRLAACTPILGVTAAEIDTGGADLVGRISTQLREAARLFGRAGFAAVFDKLATETDLAPRLLAVENGERELTDLRHLAQLLDEVAVAEGLGLTALTRWLADRVRDPEAGSVSGRSRRLDRDAAAVQIATVHASKGLEFPLVYLPFAWDSAKNPYPATLLFHDDAGARVLDIGGKEAPGYSERQLRCEAEESGEELRLLYVALTRAMCQVVAWWAPAVTTGAAPLHRMLLGRRPGSAQVPRRAEIPADTAAVQRITEWAAPAAEVISVTAVDRPDDVEPRRVRTELPTGELAAAHFARVLDQQWRRTSYSALTAGAHDATGVTAEEPEDGPGPDDEPAEAPLDAPVGGTGAPSLMNGLPYGAEFGTLVHGVLEAVDTSAPDLAVEVHARCVEAVEHTMAELDVDLLSTALLEVLRTPADFGSLAGIAGRDRLPELEFELPLGGGDTPGTHAAGIHAVAGLLRTHLPADDVLSSYADHLAALPDTVLRGYLTGSIDAVLRVPDGSGEHRYLIVDYKTNRLGTGDLTVEHYRREHMVAEMIRSHYPLQALLYAVALHRYLRWRLPGYDPARHLGGARYLFVRGMIGADTPPGHGVFDWRPPAELVVALSDLLAGGPR